From Deinococcus radiotolerans, one genomic window encodes:
- a CDS encoding antitoxin, with translation MSLDPQLLAFGEHHQATYHLRSRSEVFAGALTLLRERELEMQYAAALTDWTATEDADLRASAAGDLITTGGPRAPR, from the coding sequence CCCAACTGCTGGCCTTCGGCGAGCACCACCAGGCCACCTATCACCTCCGCTCCCGGTCCGAAGTTTTCGCCGGTGCCCTGACGCTTCTCCGGGAACGGGAACTCGAAATGCAGTATGCCGCCGCACTCACCGATTGGACCGCCACGGAAGACGCGGACCTGCGGGCGTCGGCCGCGGGCGACCTCATCACCACCGGAGGGCCCCGTGCGCCAAGGTGA
- a CDS encoding type II toxin-antitoxin system PemK/MazF family toxin produces the protein MRQGDFYLADLDPIWPSGADRRHPVVIVISDAVNRAVDRSGAKSVAGVPVTWNIAWISNIQVLLPADQRGLAQDSKVQAEQIRPISFSRLSPAPVGILPPALMREPNDALRLHLSLT, from the coding sequence GTGCGCCAAGGTGACTTTTACCTCGCTGATCTCGACCCCATCTGGCCCAGCGGAGCCGACAGGCGGCATCCCGTTGTCATCGTCATCAGCGACGCCGTGAACCGCGCGGTGGACAGATCGGGCGCCAAGTCAGTCGCCGGGGTGCCCGTCACGTGGAACATCGCGTGGATCTCCAATATTCAGGTGCTGCTCCCGGCCGATCAAAGGGGCCTGGCCCAGGACAGTAAAGTCCAGGCGGAGCAGATTCGCCCCATCAGCTTCAGTCGCCTCAGCCCTGCGCCCGTCGGCATCCTCCCACCGGCTCTGATGCGTGAGCCCAATGACGCACTGCGCCTGCATCTCTCCTTGACGTGA